From a region of the Methylocystis hirsuta genome:
- a CDS encoding response regulator — translation MQIGVETAKAVDQRRVFVLDEDEIVRAALQFMLHDEIETHEIASIQEAYDKGVGWLKPDVVLLGASFLRSNGVSLLTELTERFAGVRILIVCDKADEPLAVDAMKRGAHGILVKPLKIENVRQKVDTVLGRGGAKPLVQLGLL, via the coding sequence ATGCAGATTGGCGTCGAAACCGCGAAGGCGGTCGATCAACGGCGGGTGTTCGTCCTCGACGAAGACGAGATCGTGCGCGCCGCGCTTCAGTTCATGCTGCATGACGAGATCGAAACCCACGAAATCGCCAGCATCCAGGAAGCCTACGATAAGGGCGTCGGCTGGCTGAAGCCGGACGTCGTTCTGCTCGGCGCTTCTTTTCTGAGGAGCAACGGCGTGTCGCTCCTTACGGAATTGACGGAGCGCTTCGCCGGCGTTCGCATATTGATCGTCTGCGATAAGGCCGACGAGCCGCTCGCGGTCGACGCCATGAAACGTGGCGCGCATGGCATATTGGTGAAACCGCTGAAGATCGAGAATGTGCGGCAGAAGGTTGACACGGTTCTCGGGCGCGGCGGCGCCAAGCCGCTCGTGCAATTAGGGCTGCTTTAG
- a CDS encoding SufE family protein yields the protein MTTIDDIIENFSLLDDWEDRYRYVIELGKMLEPLPDALKNDQNKVSGCASQVWLATTISDANGGEPALMIRGDSDAHIVRGLVAILLALCSGKTGAEILKADPVALFERLGLREHLTPQRSNGFKSMVGRIHAEARELLAASSAMS from the coding sequence ATGACGACGATCGACGACATCATCGAAAACTTCTCGCTGCTCGACGATTGGGAGGACCGCTACCGCTATGTCATCGAACTTGGCAAAATGCTCGAGCCGCTTCCCGATGCGTTGAAGAACGATCAAAATAAAGTCTCGGGCTGCGCGAGCCAGGTCTGGCTGGCGACGACAATTTCCGACGCAAATGGCGGCGAACCGGCGTTGATGATCCGCGGCGACAGCGACGCGCATATCGTGCGCGGCCTCGTTGCAATCTTGCTGGCGCTCTGCTCCGGCAAGACCGGCGCGGAAATCCTGAAGGCGGATCCTGTCGCCTTATTCGAGCGTCTTGGCCTACGCGAACATCTGACGCCGCAACGCTCCAACGGCTTCAAGTCGATGGTGGGGCGCATCCACGCGGAGGCGCGCGAGTTGCTCGCGGCCTCCAGCGCGATGTCTTGA
- a CDS encoding SUF system Fe-S cluster assembly protein, with translation MTQLSEPNSRVGRSDSSPEAQALYEDVVLALRTVFDPEIPVNIYDLGLIYRIDVIDRRDIDIDMTLTAPGCPVAGEMVGMTKKAVDAVDGVASVKINLVFDPPWHQSMMSDEAKLELGFFDS, from the coding sequence ATGACACAGCTTTCCGAGCCGAACAGTCGCGTCGGCCGCAGCGATTCTTCGCCCGAGGCGCAGGCGCTTTATGAAGACGTCGTTCTTGCGCTGCGGACCGTGTTCGACCCGGAAATTCCGGTGAACATATACGATCTGGGCCTGATCTATCGCATCGACGTTATCGATCGACGCGACATCGACATCGACATGACGTTGACGGCGCCGGGCTGCCCCGTCGCCGGCGAAATGGTCGGGATGACGAAGAAGGCTGTCGATGCGGTCGACGGAGTCGCTAGCGTAAAAATCAATCTCGTGTTCGATCCGCCGTGGCATCAGAGCATGATGAGCGACGAAGCCAAGCTGGAATTGGGATTTTTCGACTCCTGA
- a CDS encoding Rieske (2Fe-2S) protein, which produces MQGDVSLYVICALDSLERGQAAPFSLSRVTDEGEARPFSIFVVRTESDQCVGYVNICPHQGSWLNIGDGRFFSEDGQRLRCGRHKAEFDLETGVCVKGPCVDKMIEPVALVVMDGDVCLCGVKLAEEEISDDDDLDETMEIMIHPG; this is translated from the coding sequence ATGCAGGGCGATGTGAGTCTCTACGTCATTTGTGCGCTTGACAGTCTGGAGCGCGGCCAGGCGGCGCCCTTCAGCCTGTCACGCGTCACGGATGAAGGAGAAGCGCGCCCCTTTTCGATTTTCGTCGTTCGGACCGAAAGCGATCAATGCGTCGGCTATGTGAACATCTGCCCGCACCAGGGCTCCTGGCTCAACATTGGCGACGGCAGATTCTTTAGCGAGGACGGTCAAAGATTACGTTGCGGCAGGCACAAGGCCGAATTCGACTTGGAAACGGGCGTGTGCGTCAAAGGGCCATGCGTGGATAAGATGATCGAGCCCGTCGCGCTCGTCGTCATGGATGGCGATGTGTGCTTGTGTGGCGTCAAACTCGCCGAAGAAGAGATCTCCGACGACGACGATCTGGACGAAACGATGGAGATCATGATCCATCCAGGCTGA
- a CDS encoding 2Fe-2S iron-sulfur cluster-binding protein, with protein MPTVTIMPSGKTVDAAEGATLLQIIMSSGEEINHKCEGKAQCGSCHIYVHEGRKGISKIAREENERLDTIVGIGSKSRLACQAKILGTENVKVELLGFASGL; from the coding sequence ATGCCGACCGTAACCATCATGCCCTCCGGAAAGACGGTGGACGCCGCCGAGGGCGCGACCTTGCTGCAGATCATCATGTCGAGCGGCGAGGAGATCAATCACAAGTGCGAAGGAAAAGCGCAGTGCGGCTCCTGTCACATCTACGTGCATGAAGGCCGCAAGGGCATTTCGAAGATCGCGCGCGAAGAGAACGAAAGGCTCGACACCATCGTCGGCATCGGCTCGAAGTCGCGCCTGGCTTGCCAGGCGAAGATCCTCGGCACGGAAAACGTCAAGGTCGAACTGCTCGGTTTCGCGTCGGGCTTATAA
- a CDS encoding (2Fe-2S) ferredoxin domain-containing protein, which yields MSDTPEEEFELPQLYKRHVFACFTQRPPNHPRGSCGSLGAQPLWDRLGKRVEADGGGEIGFTSAGCMGFCSAGPLMVVYPEGVWYRPTTTEDIDEIYDSHLKGGKRVDRLVMILSR from the coding sequence ATGTCGGATACGCCTGAAGAAGAATTTGAGCTGCCTCAACTATACAAGCGACATGTCTTTGCGTGTTTCACGCAGCGGCCGCCGAACCATCCGCGCGGCAGCTGCGGCTCGCTCGGCGCGCAGCCGCTTTGGGACCGGCTCGGCAAGCGCGTCGAAGCCGACGGCGGCGGCGAGATCGGCTTCACCTCCGCGGGCTGCATGGGCTTTTGCTCGGCGGGGCCCTTGATGGTGGTTTATCCCGAGGGCGTCTGGTATCGGCCGACGACGACCGAAGACATTGACGAAATCTACGACTCGCATCTCAAGGGCGGCAAGCGCGTCGACCGCTTGGTGATGATCTTGTCGCGCTGA
- a CDS encoding aldehyde dehydrogenase, whose translation MLQVDERNQDDLSRLAGCYLYAGTQISVEDGIVHREDGPAVIFPDGVVRWYLRGKEVSRAVNSLFYDNKWPIAKGLDTEEKRTRFAETFLT comes from the coding sequence ATGCTCCAGGTTGACGAACGCAATCAAGACGATCTTTCGCGCCTTGCCGGCTGTTACCTCTACGCCGGGACGCAGATCAGCGTCGAAGACGGCATCGTGCATCGCGAAGACGGCCCCGCGGTGATTTTTCCCGATGGCGTGGTGCGTTGGTATTTGCGCGGCAAGGAAGTCAGCCGCGCCGTCAATTCGCTTTTTTACGACAACAAATGGCCCATCGCGAAGGGACTCGATACGGAAGAAAAGCGCACCCGTTTCGCCGAAACCTTCCTAACCTGA
- a CDS encoding dienelactone hydrolase family protein: MIELTSGDGRSFSAYRAEPTDAPKGAVVVLPDVYGVTPHLQKEVEGFAAQGYVAIAPALAPQEGESDGPSVTTALQDIQATVDAVKGVGKVAIVGYDWGGYLAYVSANSLSDVACAISYYPAGISEERWVKRKIPTLLHLPENDPSLPMEEIVQFRAQRPDVSAFSYPEARNGFNFDAAESFNEAAAQSARERTLFWISQYVEGQKPIALKNSGSYAQAKVDKKKKKSGDDMGPPDA; the protein is encoded by the coding sequence ATGATCGAACTCACTTCCGGAGATGGGCGCAGTTTTTCCGCCTATCGAGCCGAACCCACTGACGCTCCCAAGGGCGCCGTCGTGGTGCTGCCGGACGTCTACGGCGTCACGCCACATCTGCAAAAGGAGGTCGAAGGCTTCGCGGCTCAGGGCTACGTCGCGATCGCGCCAGCGCTTGCGCCTCAGGAGGGCGAGAGCGACGGCCCTTCCGTCACGACCGCTTTGCAAGATATTCAAGCCACTGTCGACGCCGTGAAGGGCGTCGGCAAGGTGGCGATCGTCGGCTATGATTGGGGCGGCTATCTCGCCTATGTTTCGGCCAATAGTCTCAGCGACGTCGCCTGTGCGATCAGCTATTATCCGGCCGGAATTTCAGAGGAACGTTGGGTGAAGCGCAAAATTCCGACGCTGCTGCACCTCCCCGAGAATGATCCGTCGTTGCCGATGGAAGAAATCGTCCAATTTCGCGCCCAGCGACCCGACGTAAGCGCCTTCTCCTATCCCGAGGCCCGCAACGGCTTCAATTTCGACGCCGCGGAGAGTTTCAATGAAGCCGCCGCGCAATCGGCGCGCGAGCGTACTTTGTTTTGGATCTCGCAATATGTCGAGGGTCAGAAGCCGATCGCGCTGAAGAACTCCGGCTCCTATGCGCAGGCCAAGGTCGACAAGAAGAAGAAAAAGAGCGGCGACGACATGGGTCCGCCGGACGCGTGA
- a CDS encoding ankyrin repeat domain-containing protein → MTQWLTMQGFPTEVNAGGADGLTPLLRAAAEANVLILREIIAAGGDLHAVTRDGNNAVWLACKQDSVEAIELLSAAGANVHHCNPDGSTALIYAASAGKTAVVTLLLALGADPLDENVDGFSALDLAANIECLQVLRVASRQRRDRLKAVGMIET, encoded by the coding sequence TTGACGCAATGGTTGACGATGCAAGGCTTTCCGACGGAAGTGAACGCCGGCGGCGCTGATGGCCTCACGCCGCTTCTTCGAGCAGCGGCCGAGGCGAACGTCCTGATATTGCGCGAAATCATCGCAGCCGGCGGGGATCTCCACGCCGTGACCCGCGATGGCAACAATGCGGTTTGGTTGGCGTGCAAGCAGGACAGCGTGGAGGCCATCGAGTTGCTCTCCGCCGCCGGGGCCAATGTCCACCATTGCAATCCCGACGGCTCGACGGCGCTAATCTATGCGGCTTCGGCGGGCAAGACCGCCGTCGTGACGCTCTTGCTTGCGCTCGGCGCAGATCCCCTGGACGAGAACGTCGACGGATTTTCGGCGCTTGATCTCGCGGCGAACATCGAATGCCTGCAAGTATTGCGCGTCGCGTCTCGCCAGCGCCGCGATCGGCTCAAAGCTGTAGGAATGATCGAAACATGA
- a CDS encoding Rieske (2Fe-2S) protein, producing MNELYAICQTGEIEDGDATGFILMRIEETGEPKPWPILITRKGNNFYGFENACPHKGERLDSEAGHFLDEEGNFLTCGHHQAQFDLDTGHCFIGPCQGKKLQSIQIVIDDGDVCLTGVELAEEDGLGLEEPDEAPEVMITSD from the coding sequence ATGAACGAACTCTACGCGATTTGCCAGACGGGCGAGATCGAGGACGGCGATGCCACGGGCTTCATTCTGATGCGGATCGAGGAGACTGGCGAACCAAAGCCCTGGCCGATCTTGATCACGCGCAAAGGCAATAATTTCTATGGTTTCGAGAACGCCTGTCCGCATAAGGGGGAGCGTCTCGACTCGGAGGCAGGGCATTTTCTCGACGAAGAGGGGAATTTCCTCACCTGCGGCCATCATCAGGCGCAGTTCGATCTCGACACGGGACACTGCTTCATCGGTCCCTGCCAAGGCAAGAAGTTGCAATCCATTCAAATCGTCATTGACGACGGCGACGTCTGCCTCACCGGCGTGGAGCTCGCGGAGGAGGATGGGCTGGGTCTCGAAGAGCCGGACGAGGCTCCCGAAGTCATGATCACGTCTGACTGA